The following proteins come from a genomic window of Gossypium raimondii isolate GPD5lz chromosome 5, ASM2569854v1, whole genome shotgun sequence:
- the LOC105769368 gene encoding golgin candidate 5: MYIELKGKKREKRMAWFSGKVSLGGFPDIAGAVNKFQESVKNIEKNFDNALGFEEKSESNSNEASGLWPSDRKALFDPVMSFMGQKGEENAVESSGKLESSQDPPKAVEKEEAETGSSTYPHEKTSVEDDKAAVKLEKENKHSEAVERADTAISDSGKAESEPEPVSTEPSETTFQNVGSSDSPDTEQQKESFVMVISDDSDSKEAKLDNAEVDQVEDAEPVPAKSSDAVDILESKDEQKTYTEEISDKSSPVKSEESSDRQDYAGACPEESVLSNSHSISVEETNSDQEFPLPNVLPSYEAQGTVSESAFVGNDANTEKGEVNEQANDSETDVKEEMHMSSATIMPASVDSMHELEKVMMEMKMMESALQGAARQAQAKADEIAKLMNENEQLKAVIEDLKRKSNEAEMESLQEEYHQRVSTLERKVYALTKERDTLRREQNKKSDAAALLKEKDEIIKQVMAEGEELSKKQATQESLIRKLRAQIRELEEEKKGLTTKLQVEENKVESIKKDKTATEKLLQETIEKHQVELAAQKDFYTNALNAAREAEALAEARANNEARTELESRLREAEERESMLVQTLEELRQTLSRKEQQAVFREDMLRRDIEDLQKRYQASERRCEELITQVPESTRPLLRQIEAMQETTSRRAEAWAAVERSLNSRLQEAESKAAAAEERERSVNERLSQTLSRINVIEAQISCLRAEQTQLSRSLEKERQRAAEQRQEYLAAKEEADTQEVRANQLEEEIRELRRKHKQELQDALVHRELLQQEVEREKAARADLERTVRVQSTELAPIARHNSTLENGSLSRKLSTTSSMESMEESYYLQASLDSSDGFSEKRNIGETALSPLYMKSMTPSAFESALRQKEGELASYMSRLTSLESIRDSLSEELVKMTAQCEKLKAEAATLPGIRTELEALRRRHSAALELMGERDEELEELRADIVDLKEMYREQVNLLVNKIQRMNSSAGNTS, encoded by the exons ATGTATATAGagttaaaagggaaaaaaagagagaaaaggatGGCTTGGTTTAGCGGGAAGGTGTCCTTAGGAGGCTTTCCTGATATTGCTGGGGCAGTTAATAAATTCCAGGAGAGCGTGAAGAATATTGAGAAGAATTTCGATAACGCTCTCGGTTTTGAAGAGAAGTCTGAATCAAACAGCAATGAAG CTTCAGGATTGTGGCCTTCAGACAGAAAGGCACTCTTTGATCCAGTTATGTCCTTTATGGGTCAAAAAGGTGAGGAGAATGCTGTTGAGTCATCAGGAAAACTTGAATCTTCACAGGATCCACCCAAAGCTGTGGAAAAGGAAGAGGCTGAAACTGGCAGTTCAACTTATCCTCATGAGAAAACCTCTGTTGAAGATGATAAAGCAGCTGTCAAGTTAGAAAAAGAGAACAAACATTCAGAGGCTGTGGAGAGAGCTGATACAGCCATTTCAGACTCTGGTAAAGCTGAATCAGAACCAGAACCAGTTTCTACCGAGCCGTCTGAAACTACCTTTCAGAATGTTGGGTCATCAGATTCCCCTGACACTGAACAACAGAAAGAAAGCTTTGTTATGGTCATTTCTGATGACTCTGACTCCAAGGAAGCTAAATTAGATAATGCAGAAGTAGACCAAGTTGAGGATGCTGAGCCTGTGCCAGCAAAGTCAAGTGATGCTGTTGACATACTTGAAAGTAAAGATGAACAAAAGACATACACGGAAGAGATTTCAGATAAAAGTTCTCCAGTTAAATCGGAGGAATCAAGTGATAGGCAAGATTATGCCGGTGCTTGCCCTGAAGAGTCGGTGCTCTCAAATTCACATTCTATCAGTGTAGAGGAGACGAACAGTGATCAGGAATTTCCATTGCCCAATGTGCTTCCTTCATACGAGGCTCAAGGGACGGTTTCTGAATCAGCTTTTGTTGGAAATGATGCAAATACTGAAAAAGGTGAAGTGAATGAGCAGGCCAATGATAGTGAAACTGATGTTAAAGAAGAAATGCACATGAGTTCTGCAACTATCATGCCCGCCTCAGTTGATTCTATGCATGAATTGGAGAAGGTGatgatggaaatgaaaatgatggaatctGCATTGCAAGGTGCTGCAAGGCAAGCTCAG GCAAAAGCTGATGAAATTGCAAAGCTGATGAACGAAAATGAGCAACTTAAAGCTGTAATTGAGGATTTGAAG AGAAAATCCAATGAAGCAGAAATGGAGTCATTGCAAGAAGAATATCATCAAAGGGTTTCAACTCTGGAAAGGAAG GTTTATGCCCTTACTAAGGAAAGGGATACTCTTCGAAGAGAGCAGAATAAAAAAAGTGATGCTGCTGctcttttgaaagaaaaagatgaaataattaaacaagTAATGGCTGAAG GTGAAGAACTTTCAAAGAAGCAGGCTACTCAAGAATCACTGATCAGGAAACTAAGGGCTCAG ATTAGAGAGCTCGAAGAGGAGAAGAAAGGTCTGACTACAAAGCTTCAG GTTGAAGAGAACAAGGTAGAGAGCATCAAGAAGGATAAGACAGCTACAGAGAAGTTGCTGCAAGAAACAATTGAAAAACACCAAGTTGAACTTGCAGCTCAGAAAGACTTCTATACAAATGCTCTGAATGCAGCAAGGGAGGCTGAAGCACTAGCAGAGGCACGTGCCAATAATGAAGCAAGAACTGAATTGGAGAGTCGTCTAAGAGAGGCTGAAGAACGTGAATCTATGCTAGTACAGACACTTGAAGAATTAAGGCAAACCTTAAGCAGAAAGGAGCAGCAG GCAGTCTTTAGAGAAGACATGCTTCGCAGGGACATTGAAGATCTTCAAAAACGTTATCAA GCAAGTGAGCGTCGGTGTGAGGAGTTGATTACACAAGTACCTGAGTCTACAAGACCACTTTTAAGGCAGATTGAAGCCATGCAG GAAACAACTTCCAGAAGAGCAGAAGCTTGGGCTGCTGTGGAGAGATCTCTAAACTCTCGTCTCCAG GAAGCTGAGTCAAAAGCAGCAGCTGCTGAAGAGAGAGAGCGATCTGTAAATGAACGCTTATCTCAAACCTTATCACGAATTAATGTTATTGAAGCTCAG ATTTCATGTCTAAGAGCAGAACAAACACAGCTAAGCAGGTCCCTTGAGAAAGAGAGACAGAGAGCTGCTGAGCAGAGACAGGAATACCTAGCAGCAAAGGAGGAAGCTGATACACAAGAAGTTCGGGCAAACCAGCTTGAGGAAGAAATTAGGGAACTAAGAAGGAAACATAAGCAAGAGTTACAAGATGCTCTTGTGCATCGAGAACTTCTACAACAG GAAGTAGAAAGGGAGAAAGCTGCTCGGGCAGACTTGGAAAGGACAGTGCGTGTACAATCTACGGAGCTAGCTCCAATAGCAAGGCATAATTCCACTTTGGAGAATG GAAGCTTGTCCCGGAAACTCTCTACTACTAGCAGCATGGAAAGCATGGAGGAAAGCTATTATCTGCAAGCATCTTTGGATTCATCTGATGGTTTCTctgaaaaaagaaatattggAGAGACAGCATTAAGTCCACTCTACATGAAGAGCATGACACCTAGTGCTTTTGAATCTGCCCTTCGTCAAAAGGAGGGTGAACTTGCATCCTATATGTCACGTTTG